The following is a genomic window from Aphis gossypii isolate Hap1 chromosome X, ASM2018417v2, whole genome shotgun sequence.
AACTTTATGCAGTAATTGGGGAACTCCTTCACTTTTAACTTAAGTTGTGGCATTTTCTTCTTGGGTCTCACTTATACCTTTTtccacaattaaattaatagtatgtgCTAAACATGCTATATGTCGTTTTTCTCCAAATTCGTCAACTACTGCTTTTTTATGTTAGCCTTAGCCCCACTATCTGTTGTTGCAGCcactacattatttttttcaatgccCCATTCTGATactgtatttacaaaaacttcACCTAAATATTTGGAAGTATGACTTTCATCTAGTTCGGTTACTCCAATGActcctaaaataatattaatacacaagAGCTATCTGAAACGGTGCACAGGAATTGCGTACCAAAACAGGTAGACGAACCTTTTTGAACGAATTGCGTCCCGGACGCAATTCGTGTTACCTTTTAagttacctttttttttttgagctttccaaatttatttttgattttgatatttttaaattttttttttttttaaaaaaaacaataataattattaaatatttatcattaacaaaataatgttaaatgaaacttatttttagtgatttgTACTTTTGGGCCGGAGCTATACATGGCGTATTTGCCGCATTTAAAATTACGCTGCGTATTCCGCggcgtttattaaaaataaaccaatgcATTTTTAGTTCGATGGACAACGAGGCGGATTACGCCGTGTGTAGCTCTAgctttatagatattttcgataaaaatattagagacCATACGGACTTCCCATTTCTCAATCGATAAGTAAGTATGGATTATAACCAGTGGCGTCATTTGCGGTACGCAGGGTATACATTTGCGTACCTAAAATTCTAATTGTAATTTTGGCCCGCAAGGTACATGCATATGATGCGCTCGGCCACatcacgaaaaaataaaaattatatttatgttattatattaaaataataaattaatgtaagtaTTATGATCGTTGAAAATTGATTGATTGATCACGTCTTTATACTACCAATATAACCGTTGTATGATTATTTCTAGTAACCACAAATTTTACTGATTTATTCTGTGCATAGCGACAAACCCGTGCGagtcttttcaaaaaaaatttaatagtttgtttTAATAGTTCTCATCcagttatttatacatttttagatgttTTAAAGATAATGCAAACCGTTAGTGTAATGTTAAAAAGAAGTTtgctaattattatacgtcataataGGAAACAACGCCgaaacaatgttttatttttaaaaaacagatcaaaaaattaaattaaaattaaattttgtaaaaaggttatctaaaaaaaataaacctaataatttttgtttttgactgatatttttattgataaaataaggtatcattattatttattaatttacttctttattatattatgtactatattaattttgattggaCCTAAGTAATTtaacgtttatatatttttttattacattaattgatgaacaatattttgaataacttgtgattatatttataattgttatttatttttgttagtcATTTAAGGACCCCTGAATTAAACACACGACTTGCGTCCTGTGTTTTTTGGGACGCAATTCGTTTATACCTTTTTCACTGGACGCAACTCAGGTGATcccaattaattatatattgatattatttggtacctaataggtaataagtacctaacctAATAAGTAACCTAAGCTTATGTCAGTACATATCCATCTTGTTAACtacataattatgataatcagTGGcatatatagaaattaatttcggAGGgggttaaaatatatgataataatattatatataaaattatagcaaCCAAAATCAATGCCCATACCAACCATACATTTCATGGGGGGTTGAACCTCTAAGCCCCCTTTATATACGCCACTgatgataattaatacatttttagcatATATGGATACTAAAATGGTAGGTGAGATAAAAGTaagtttatactaatttacacaaattggccaatataataataataattaatatgatagaGCAACTAGTAAAACTTTTTAGtaatatcacataataataaatagttaaatataccCGTGTTCATAATCttagttcataatataaaaaatattatgtatttttctaaGACCTAAGTGGTCAACGAAGGGCATGCGCTATAGACAAGCACTAACATCGGCAACTACAGTTACAGCTTAACAGACGCCGACCACTCTCCGCGAGGACGATCTACAATCAACCCCCGCAAGGTCAGCGTCAAATTAGCTCCCCGCTGAGGATTCAGTCCGGTAAACGAGTAAAGTAAAAAGTTCCACGCTGATACACACCTCGAATATCTGCTTATATTACTTAGTACTAAGGTGATTAATTAGGAGTGTGTCTTTTCGGATAACTAGGATATTTCCAAGTTAGGTTTACGTAACAGGTATTCTAGTACGGAGGAAAAATCCGCGTGATCGAAAAATAACCGTGTTACGATAACGGAAAGCAGTTACATAACGTATCGCCACCCGCCGTCGGTAACTTTGCCGTCCCACGGGCCACGACATTATTACCGATAACGTCACAGCGTAGCATAGGGTCCAACAAAACCGGTTCTAGCGCTGTCAAAAATATCGCCAGCCGCCCCCGCCACCGAACTTTGACCTAGTTTCGATATATTTGCAAAGCTTCGGCGGCGCCGATATCACTACAGTTGAGCGTTGATATATTGATGGTACAGGTAACGATAAAACATGGGAGGGCTATCAGTCGGGTAGGCCGTTCGAGTACAATGTAGACCAGAGTTCCTCAACCTGGGGGTTGCGACCCCTACTAACTAGGGAGGGGTCATGTagaccaaaaaaaataaaaggatatttacaaattaatatttttatttaaaatttttgattcaataaaaaaatacttatacttttaacaaatttaatttaggacAATTAGGTACTACaaatggtatttataaatggtatatttCCTTTGGTTAATTGGTTAAtaacatgatatttttatttttaaatttgttcttaatatataactgatttaaaatattttataaccgtTTTGGAGGTCTCGACATTGccttttacttatttaaaaaatttattacacaaataatttaatttaaaattataataattacgacgatacttcatattaaatgtagtataattattttcatatttacttatgatgttatcaacatttatcacacacacacacacacacacacatatacatttttaatcacgACTGTTTGAAACCAACAGTCCTGAGTCTTTTTAAGTGAGAAGGAAAATGTATGCACAAACGATTTCTGACAATAGGGATTGTTGTCTCAGGTagccaaaatataatatgcgcgCAATCAAGTTGTGTATTTTAGCGCAAAcgagttgtaaaaaaaagtaaatatgcgCAAACGGGTTGTAGCCGCCAAAAAACGGCACCCCGCCAGATTGTGACACCATTATAAACGTAACGCTGTGCGACGGTTTGAAGGGGGAGTAGACACGGAACGCAACGATCGCCGGTACAAAGTATACAGCTACCGCAGCGACCGGTCGGCGCCTTATCAACCTTAATACCACGGCCTACAACGATACGACTTAGTCGACTCTCCCACCAACGCCCCAAAGGCTAAAGTGGACGGGAAGACACATCACGCAAACGAGACATATTATCATtggctatatagtatatatatatgtatacatgtatagatatgtagatatatatatatatattatataaatacctgtatatatgtatattgtatatgtatatcttaGTCCGTAGTTTTTACTCATGATTTCCCATGGAAATAGCAGTTTcttgaataaacatttttttttataccatgaacttaaaatttattactaatactaTTCGGCCATGTTTATTGATCTCCTCGCAACGGAACAACGTTAGCTCGTTTTTGCTCGTGCACGTCGTGGGAGCCCGGGCTGTCGATAGCCCGCGCATGCGCTGTAGTCGTTTCAATTTACCACCCTCCCCCCCCCTAACCCCCGCGCCTGCTACTAGTACAAAACACAGTGTAAACTCCCGTCTCTCCCGACCGCTTTATTTTCCTTCGTGTACGCTGTAGAGTGCTGACGTCTGTAATTCACCGCGGATCGACATAGTATTAACGCAGCACAAAACGTTTGGtaagttgtaaaaaatattaattttcttataataatatgcatattgtcGTATGAAACTCGCGTTTTATGTTAACTGTAGTGTCTACATTAAGGCTGAGGCTATACACGGCGTTTTCCGCCGCGTTTCGAACGTCGCGTATTCCGCGTCGTTTTCTGCTGCGTTTTCCGTCGAATCGAAAACGCGTTTGTTTACATCGGAGTAGCTTTACGAGATGGACGTAATGCGtcgcgtttttattatttcggcGTTCGTCCGCTAAAACGCAAACCGACCAGCGTTTCCCACCGAATCGAAAAGGCGTTGGTTTTTATCGGAGTAGCTATACACGGCGGACGTAATACGCcgccattttattatttcggcTTTCGCTCGTCTAAACGCGAGCCGCCCCGCATTTTCTGACGCGTTTCGAATGCTGCGTATTTCGCGTCGTTTTAAGTCGAATTAATAATGCGTTTGTTTATATCGGTCATCGGAGTAGCTATACACGACGGACGTGATACGCCGCCATTTTATTGTTTCGGCGTTCGCCCGCTAAAACGCAAGCGACTGGCGTTTTCCGCCACGGACTAAAACGCGGCGTAGTAAGTCCGTCTTGTATAGCTACTCCGATATAAATCCACGCATTTTCAATTAGACGGAAAACGACTCAGAAGTACGCAACGTTCGAAACGCGGCGGAAAACGCCGTGTATAGCCTCAGccttaatatatacctatatagggaATAGGAGCGTAGGTGTACCAAGGAGCATTATGCTATAAATTTAGGGTTCGGATTCATATTGTGTctgagtataggtatatacagtcTCAGTAGAGTAAAAATTTTAGACGATTCATTTTGAGAAAAAGATTCcgatttcttttaatttcaataaagaaGGTAActggaaaaaaatgtatgaatcatTTATGGCTAatggatttaataataactataatactttttgtttaattttgttaaaaatacgtGCAATGATAAGGCCCGTTTCACGGAGACGCGTAGGTATCGTACGCGCGCATTTTCAGTAATGCTGGCTGTTCATTCTTCCATGATActgatacaaacaaaatatttattgatcgattattcaacatttcttttatactttatgtaataaatgatttaattatattgtttttatatattattaagcttCATTTGAGTATAATTAGATGTTTAACgagtaatgtaaaaataattttgcttatGGAGAGAATATAAACACGGAATATTTGCAGTTTTTTTAGAGAATgtatgtatcatattttagacatatagaaaatataaatccggaccctaattttaatattaattgtatattatgtattaaatgatttaaatattgttaactaaattatacttcaatattCAACCTATGAATATCATCATAGGTTAGATATACAACTTATATAATAGCAACACCATTTTGGCATTGTAactttgcatttttttaataagctatgtattagtatttagtactCATTACATCATGTATTTAAGGGGCCCGGTAttagattttcaaattttcggcaattttataaaattttataatttagttaacacCTTAATTAGAGTACTTTTCCACTAATTTACTACCCGATTGTTGTTGAAGGGTGGATATGATAGagggtattatataaaaaaaaatgacttcaCAGGAAAAATTCTCAGGCCTTGTAAAATTGTCggattttagtaattatatttttatttgaaagaagAAGACTTCTTACAAGATGCATCGAACTccgatttgtattttattcaaagtaatagtaaaatataatttatacaaaattgcttaaaattttattatttttgaagaccgattataaaattgaaattaaaatttttcaaaacggAGATCTATGCGGCCTGCAGAATATTGAATTTGTgtagtattcaaaattatcaaaaaaaactctacAATATTCCaggaaaaattgattttatttatttttctcactgctagataaatataaattataaattaattaattataaattactatttgtgGGTTTGGATTTACaggaataaaaaaacaaatagtgtTCCTCAAGGCTCTCACTTaggagtattatttataaactattcgattaattataatgttgtaatCCCTGAGCTTCTAGCTCAGATCAATTTCTGTATTCTCTCTTTTTACTCAAGAAATCATGATCTTTTTGCCATCCCACTCCTCTAGTCCACATCAAGTAATGACTCAATCTTTGTTAGAGCTCTGAAACTTGTTAATTTAGTTTCCACcaacttatttttcaatatttgtacttgtcaatattatttgtacccTTATATGTTAACATACTTTTGAATATTACTTAGTGTTGtacttaataatcattatattctgTAATTACTTTTTTCCATACATTATTGGTCTATATACCAcattcaattttgtaaaagGGCTAGTCCCAttgatttctaaataaataaataaataaatattaataaaaaatgaaagtatagattataagttattaacttcaatattagtaagatattacaataatagattgtaaaataaatacatacatcaaattaaaaaaaaaaagtttatttacttataaatattcaaatcctAGTTACCTATTAAAGTTATTGTATACGTTAAGTATATCATTTTAGGTTATTACACAtttgatatttgtaaataacactaaggtaaataataacgaataaatttgtatttattgtggtaatacaagaaaaaaaatagtggtaCATCATTTTGTAGGATATGTATTTATTGGTTTTCTTTAAATCCAAActcaatattgaaataaaattacaaaataacaaatttttgaaaatttaccaatatctaagtattttattctaaatacattacattgatttaattgatggttatcatttatagttttacattttaaaatccaatTAGAGCAAATAAtgtatctattaattttataataccttatttttttttttctgtcaaAACATGAGacttttttagataatatagtatgcTTAATTGgtacttatacaattttaactttttaacagaATTTCTGCATTATAAAGATGTCCAAAAATCCACTCATGAACTGTAAGTCGCGTAAGCAACGTAAGAATACAGGTCCAATTCTCGAACCcaaagaaaaactattttgtcCTCGCACAATGGTGAGGTACGATAATACAAAAACCGTATACAGCACTGTGTGGTCGTGTAAAATGTGTCTAAAGATCCTTTTGAGTGAAGAGGCTGCTCGGTCACATGTAATCAATTGCAacgacaaaaaacaaaaactattaaaacctAAACAAGAGCCTAAGTAACTATTCATctagtcatattttttataaattattatcacacatgatgttaaattcaaatgatttttattttgtttagagATGATGTTGTTCTTCCTTATATATGTAGCACCTGTAACAAGGTGTTTTCGAGGAGTGTTGCGTTGAAGAGACACGTTGAAGTGCATCAAAAGCCACCTAGTGATTTTGAGTCCGAAGAATCTGATAATGAAATGGCCGATAATGGTAAAcgtgtaaaaattaaagctGAACATATAAAGAAAGAATATATATAGTCGATTCTGATTGATTAAATGACAGTgatttaatctaattttatttcattgtgttcatattattttaaattcaatcaactacctattattattattttttttttttttaattacttatggCTAGGGCTCGAAAGTTGAtgcattttgcatttttttaatttttttatttccctaTTTTAAGGACTTATGtcatatttgcatttttttttaagctaatattttaatatttttaaagtcatCAACTTCCGAGCCCTACTTATGActcttagtttaaatttaacaaatgctATAAAATCCTAGCCCTACTTATGGGTAATCttgtgcttttttttttatagaattacaatattttggtagttataactaaatatttaactttgaattatgaaataaattgatcccaataaataatacattttgggTTAGATTTTTCGTTTTCCTCAGTGGCCAGGGTGTGTGATTTGTATTTCTAGAAAAAGGTCATGATAATCACTTATAATGCTGAAATAtgcagaaaaattatttaatgtgattaaaaaacataattatttttatcaataaatagtgaggttataccttatacctaatttatgaattttaaagatttatgttattatataatatgtaatgttacAAAATCATCcttatgtaaaatttacataagtaaatacattataataattaaaaattagctaGAATACCACAAAACAAGATAGGGACTACTCATCAATGGAATTATTTACAGCAACAATCTCAACGttataacacaaattattctataaatataaactgataaaattgattaacactaaccaaaaaaatatgtatcttttttctactttcaaaaaatagtgctaaaaaaaaaaacagcaaaGTAACATCAACGCTTTGAAAAATGCAAATACTACAAGTCACGATCACTGTTCAGTACACTTCATTATTTgtctatattgtattaattaatttaataaactaaattattacactACTAACTATACACAAACTAAtagactgtttttttttttttttgttataatcagCTCATgacagataaataaataagacataaatgttgtaaaaacacatattataaatccaAAAGATAACTTTTGAAGATAatcttatacatatttaaaaatgtaaatatttttaaaataccaatttcagaatttagatttatcaaacttatgtatttatttaaggaAAAATCAGGGTGTCATGCTTGATGAACCACCTTGTATTCTGGCacatcatatattcatatcaGTTTTTCAGTAGTTTGTGCAGGCATATACTCAGTGGActgtaattttactaataataataatgttgaagaCAATTGATAACTATATACCTCATccttatgataaaataacattttatactacagttttaaaatataagatttggTATTTTATCATGATGTATGAAATCAACCATTATAATAGatcgatatttaaaattggattTTTAGTTTCTAAGCAAATGAGTCATTAACAGACaaacataaatagtaaaacttTTGAGTGGGATATTTATCTGTAATtaattacagtataataaaaattgggaattattattaatgttggaCATCAGTTCAAACATTAATGGTTAAATGAAGAAAAACCTGTCAACACAATTAGCAACATATCTTATCTTTATAgcttatcaaattttttgttttccgatttaatttttctaacataatattaataggtacctaatctaAATCAATTGGTCTgatataagatttaaaatatcactatTGTGACATAAGTCTTTTGGGTCAAAGACCAAATATTCTGTTAATAAGAGTTTAAAGacataattgattttgattatCGATAAAGCTATTTTAGcacattatttcaatattactacaaaaaaatattaaaaactatgaaaaaataaaaaaaaatgttaatcacaagaataatactaatgtagaaaatataaagaatagttgtatgaaattaaataattataaagtttatgatctacacaacatttttaaattaagttaggtaggtaatattatattagacatttataatattctaaaaaaataaaataataattcaattgatttattgtatgaaaagatgtaataattatatttacagatgtttgtttaaaattaatgttg
Proteins encoded in this region:
- the LOC126551735 gene encoding uncharacterized protein LOC126551735 — encoded protein: MSKNPLMNCKSRKQRKNTGPILEPKEKLFCPRTMVRYDNTKTVYSTVWSCKMCLKILLSEEAARSHVINCNDKKQKLLKPKQEPKDDVVLPYICSTCNKVFSRSVALKRHVEVHQKPPSDFESEESDNEMADNGKRVKIKAEHIKKEYI